From the Saccharomyces paradoxus chromosome XIV, complete sequence genome, one window contains:
- the NMA111 gene encoding Nma111p (Serine protease and general molecular chaperone~similar to YNL123W) produces MTISLSNIKKRDHAKISGGISSETSLVKRKQLESATEEEEEEYTDHEIIIEPLHFANNNNTVLTDSENYLRWQNTISNVVKSVVSIHFSQVAPFDCDSALVSEATGFVVDAKLGIILTNRHVVGPGPFVGYVVFDNHEECDVIPIYRDPVHDFGFLKFDPKKIKYSKIEALTLKPSLAKVGSEIRVVGNDAGEKLSILAGFISRIDRNAPEYGELTYNDFNTEYIQAAASASGGSSGSPVVNIDGYAVALQAGGSTEASTDFFLPLDRILRALICIQTNKPITRGTIQVQWLLKPYDECRRLGLTSERESEARAKFPENIGLLVAETVLREGPGYDKIKEGDTLISISDETISSFMQVDKIQDENVGKEIQLVIQRGGVEHTIICKVGDLHAITPHRYVEVCGATFHELSYQMARFYALPVKGVFLSSASGSFNFDSKERVGWIVDSIDNKETPDLDTFIEIMKTIPDRKRVTVRYHHLTDQHSPLVTSIYIDRHWCNEFRVYTRNDTTGVWDYRNVADPLPADALKPRSAKIIPIPVSNEKVAKLSSSLCTVATMAAVPLDSLSADILKTSGLIIDAEKGYVLVSRRVVPHDCLDTFVTIADSLVVPATVEFLHPTHNFAIVKYDPKLVKAPLITPKLSTTRMKRGDKLQFIGFTQNDRIVTSETTVSDISSVSIPSNLIPRYRATNLEAISIDCNVSTRCNSGILTDSDGTVRGLWLPFLGERLENKEKVYLMGLDIMDCKEVIDILKNGGKPRVSIVDAGFGSISVLQARIRGVPEEWIMRMEHESNNRLQFITVSRVSYTEDNIHLETGDVILSVDGKLVTEMNDLNGVVSSADGILPPAILNFKVVRDGNIVDLKIKTLEVQETDHFVIFAGGILQKPHHAVLQAMVDVPKGVYCTFRGESSPALQYGISATNFITHVNEIETPNLDAFLKVVKTIPDNSYCKMRLMTFDNVPFAISLKTNYHYFPTAELKRNNITHKWIEKEFTGNNQSEK; encoded by the coding sequence ATGACTATATCGTTGAGCaacataaagaaaagagacCATGCCAAAATTTCTGGTGGAATTTCTAGTGAAACATCGCTtgtaaaaaggaaacaattGGAAAGCGCCaccgaagaagaagaggaagaataTACAGACCATGAAATCATTATAGAGCCGTTGCATTTTgccaataataataacactgTGCTCACGGATTCAGAAAATTACCTAAGATGGCAAAATACCATCTCCAACGTTGTTAAATCAGTTGTTTCCATTCATTTTTCGCAAGTTGCGCCATTCGATTGCGATTCTGCTTTAGTGTCTGAAGCTACCGGATTTGTCGTTGATGCTAAATTAGGTATAATTTTGACCAATAGACACGTTGTTGGTCCTGGTCCCTTCGTGGGTTACGTAGTTTTCGACAATCATGAGGAGTGTGATGTTATACCAATTTATAGAGATCCTGTCCATGATTTCGGTTTTCTGAAATTCGATccaaaaaagataaaatattCTAAGATCGAAGCCTTAACACTAAAACCAAGTTTGGCTAAGGTCGGCTCAGAAATTAGAGTTGTTGGTAATGATGCTGGTGAGAAGCTAAGTATCCTAGCAGGTTTTATTAGTAGAATTGACAGGAACGCCCCAGAATATGGTGAGTTAACATACAACGATTTCAATACTGAATACATTCAAGCTGCTGCTTCTGCCTCTGGTGGTTCAAGTGGATCTCCAGTGGTAAATATAGATGGGTATGCGGTGGCTTTACAGGCAGGTGGCTCCACGGAGGCATCtactgatttttttttaccgtTAGATAGAATTCTGAGAGCCTTGATTTGTATCCAAACCAACAAGCCTATCACACGTGGTACGATTCAAGTTCAATGGCTATTGAAGCCATATGACGAGTGTAGGAGATTAGGTTTAACTTCAGAAAGAGAAAGCGAAGCTCGTGCTAAATTTCCGGAAAATATTGGACTGTTGGTAGCAGAAACTGTTTTGAGAGAAGGTCCAGGTTATGATAAAATCAAGGAAGGTGACACTTTAATCTCGATAAGCGATGAGACTATATCTTCCTTCATGCAAGTGGATAAAAttcaagatgaaaatgttGGGAAGGAAATCCAATTAGTTATTCAAAGGGGCGGTGTCGAACATACCATCATTTGTAAAGTCGGAGACTTGCATGCTATCACCCCTCATCGTTATGTAGAGGTTTGTGGTGCGACTTTCCATGAATTATCATATCAAATGGCAAGATTTTATGCGTTGCCTGTCAAGGGTGTATTTTTAAGTAGTGCATCGGGGTCCTTCAACTTtgattcaaaagaaagagtGGGTTGGATCGTAGATTCCATAGACAATAAAGAAACCCCTGACTTAGATACATTCATTGAGATTATGAAAACTATTCCAGATCGTAAGCGCGTTACTGTACGATACCACCATCTCACAGATCAACATTCTCCCCTTGTTACTTCTATTTACATTGACCGTCACTGGTGCAATGAATTCAGAGTTTACACAAGAAATGATACAACCGGTGTTTGGGATTACAGAAATGTTGCTGATCCGCTTCCAGCCGACGCATTAAAACCTCGTTCGGCTAAAATTATTCCTATTCCCGTTagcaatgaaaaagttgCCAAgttgtcatcatcactaTGCACAGTAGCTACAATGGCTGCAGTTCCATTGGATTCACTTTCTgctgatattttgaaaacatcTGGTCTGATCATTGATGCGGAAAAAGGTTATGTCCTAGTATCTAGAAGGGTAGTTCCACATGATTGTCTTGATACTTTTGTTACCATTGCAGATTCTCTTGTAGTTCCAGCCACAGTAGAATTTCTCCATCCAACCCACAACTTCGCTATTGTTAAATATGATCCAAAATTGGTAAAGGCCCCATTAATTACTCCCAAACTGTCTACCACAAGAATGAAACGTGGTGATAAGCTTCAGTTCATAGGTTTTACCCAGAATGATAGGATTGTCACTTCAGAGACAACTGTTTCCGATATTTCCTCTGTAAGTATTCCAAGTAATCTAATTCCGAGGTATCGTGCCACTAATTTAGAGGCTATTTCTATTGACTGTAATGTTAGTACCAGATGTAATTCCGGTATTTTGACAGATAGTGACGGTACAGTAAGAGGTTTATGGCTTCCATTTTTGGGCGAAAGattggaaaataaagaaaaggtttATTTGATGGGCCTAGATATAATGGACTGTAAGGAAGTTATAgatatcttgaaaaatggtgGTAAACCAAGAGTAAGTATAGTTGATGCTGGATTTGGTTCAATTTCCGTTCTACAAGCCAGAATTAGAGGAGTACCAGAAGAATGGATTATGCGTATGGAACATGAATCAAACAATAGGCTACAATTTATCACTGTTTCTAGAGTTTCTTATACGGAAGACAACATTCATTTAGAGACCGGTGATGTCATTTTATCTGTGGATGGAAAATTAGTCACTGAAATGAATGATTTGAATGGAGTTGTAAGCTCAGCTGATGGCATTTTACCACCAGCCATACTCAATTTTAAAGTTGTTCGTGATGGTAATATCGTTGATTTGAAGATTAAAACCTTAGAAGTTCAGGAAACCGATCATTTTGTAATATTTGCAGGTGGTATCTTACAAAAGCCGCATCACGCCGTTTTACAAGCTATGGTTGATGTTCCAAAAGGTGTCTACTGTACCTTCAGAGGAGAATCGTCACCGGCGCTTCAATATGGTATATCTGCTACAAACTTCATTACCCATGTCAACGAAATTGAAACACCTAATCTAGATGCATTCCTGAAGGTTGTCAAAACAATCCCTGATAACAGTTATTGTAAAATGAGGTTAATGACTTTTGACAACGTTCCTTTTGCTATTTCGCTGAAAACAAATTATCATTACTTCCCAACTGCGGAATTAAAGAGAAACAACATCACACATAAATGGattgaaaaggaatttACCGGTAACAAccaaagtgaaaaataG
- the NCS2 gene encoding Ncs2p (Protein required for uridine thiolation of Lys(UUU) and Glu(UUC) tRNAs~similar to YNL119W), which produces MECQRCPVSGRSLATVESRKEKFCDECFIKFVSTKQRKQMMRDEYFRNLFKVIYPLGKEGSVSKILLPLSLSDSGSLVMLDIVHDLLLEQTEQHNNRTGFTVDILTVFTEENVSVIKEHMGSLINEKMLQLNEISNVFNVHFIDVNEFFNNMSEVSTLIVDDENFEIFSQSKVVGDNNELTLREILSAYCLNNSSRADLISIIKTQLIKHFAYENGHDAIMWGHSMTKLSEVIISLVVKGKGSQVATFLDSESFDTLNNKPCKYKNLYPMKDLLSVEIESFLQIKNLAKFLINVQEANVKPNCLIARRSLPSLSQQKLVKNMTINEITTKYFQDIQNDYSNIISTVLRTADKLTPPKSSLAKPSQCQICQSKIYTNPSNWLNRITVTSPYPVETNEEKYLFKQWQDSKLGQSHTHYVDLLNEIKQDSSNSLDVDGGDVKLCYGCLILLNTSIKDKNLVWPKVGTMDSMANATNNNKELSQILDQFEINSDGEE; this is translated from the coding sequence ATGGAGTGCCAGAGATGCCCTGTGTCAGGCAGAAGTTTAGCGACTGTTGAGTCTAGGAAGGAAAAGTTCTGCGATGAATGCTTCATTAAGTTTGTTAGTACCAAACAAAGAAAGCAAATGATGAGGGATGAATATTTCAGAAATTTGTTCAAAGTGATATACCCGCttggaaaagaaggctCGGTCTCTAAGATACTGCTTCCCTTGTCACTTTCTGATTCAGGATCGTTGGTTATGTTAGATATTGTTCACGACTTACTATTGGAGCAAACTGAGCAACATAATAATCGCACAGGTTTCACCGTCGATATACTTACAGTATTCACCGAAGAAAACGTTTCTGTTATTAAAGAACATATGGGATCCTTgattaatgaaaaaatgttaCAGCTGAATGAAATATCCAACGTATTCAATGTTCATTTTATTGATGttaatgaatttttcaataacaTGTCGGAAGTATCGACTTTGATCGTTGAcgatgaaaattttgaaattttcagcCAATCGAAGGTAGTGGGTGATAACAATGAATTAACATTAAGAGAAATATTAAGCGCATACTGTCTCAACAATTCATCCAGAGCTGATTTAATATCAATTATAAAAACTCAACTGATCAAGCATTTTGCGTACGAAAATGGTCACGATGCTATAATGTGGGGTCATTCCATGACAAAACTATCTGAAGTGATTATTTCTCTTGTGGTAAAAGGTAAAGGATCTCAGGTAGCGACATTTCTAGACTCAGAATCCTTCGATactttgaataataaacCATGTAAGTATAAAAACCTATATCCAATGAAAGATCTACTGTCCGTCGAGATTGAAAGTTTCTTGCAAATTAAAAACCTCGCAAAGTTCCTCATTAACGTTCAGGAGGCTAATGTTAAGCCTAACTGCTTGATCGCCAGGAGGTCGCTGCCATCACTTAGCCAACAAAAGTTGGTCAAAAATATGACAATCAACGAGATTACCACCAAATACTTTCAGGATATCCAGAACGattattcaaatataaTATCAACTGTTTTAAGAACTGCAGATAAATTAACACCGCCTAAATCAAGTTTGGCTAAGCCATCTCAATGTCAAATATGCCAATCtaaaatatatacaaatCCATCTAATTGGTTAAACAGGATTACGGTTACTTCGCCTTATCCTGTGGAGactaatgaagaaaaatatttattcaAACAGTGGCAAGATTCAAAATTAGGGCAATCTCATACACATTACGTGGATCTATTGAATGAAATCAAACAGGATTCCAGTAATAGTCTCGATGTTGATGGAGGTGATGTCAAATTGTGTTATGGttgtttaattttattgaatacCAGTATCAAGGATAAGAATTTGGTCTGGCCTAAAGTTGGTACCATGGATAGTATGGCAAATGCAaccaataataataaagaattgaGTCAAATATTGGATCAGTTCGAGATTAATTCCGATGGGGAGGAATAA
- the MRP35 gene encoding mitochondrial 54S ribosomal protein bL35m (similar to YNL122C), giving the protein MSVFNVLNPLFKGPNSFKAKFNDFLFNSVSTIPIRTLMKTHKGTAKRWRRTGNTFKRGIAGRKHGNIGWSHRSLKALTGRKFAHPGYLKHLKRLLPYH; this is encoded by the coding sequence ATGTCTGTGTTTAATGTGCTGAATCCACTATTTAAAGGTCCCAACAGTTTCAAAGCGAAGTTTAACGATTTTCTATTCAATAGCGTTTCTACAATACCAATAAGAACTCTAATGAAAACTCATAAAGGTACAGCAAAGAGGTGGAGACGTACCGGCAACACTTTCAAAAGAGGCATAGCTGGAAGGAAACATGGTAATATAGGCTGGTCCCATAGATCCTTGAAAGCTTTAACcggaagaaaatttgccCATCCAGGTTATTTAAAGCATCTAAAGCGTTTATTACCCTATCATTGA
- the TOM70 gene encoding protein channel TOM70 (Component of the TOM (translocase of outer membrane) complex~similar to YNL121C), protein MKSFISRNKTAILATVAATGTAIGAYYYYSQLQQQEQRGKKNTTTKDEKKDAKDSQKKTEGAKKSTAPPSPPIYPVSSNGEPDFSNKANFTAEEKDKYALALKDKGNQYFRNKKYDDAIKYYNWALELKEDPVFYSNLSACYVSVGDLKKVVEMSTKALELKPDYSKVLLRRASANEGLGNFADAMFDLSVLSLNGDFNDASIEPMLERNLNKQAMSKLKEKFGDIDTATASPTELSTQPPKERKDKQESLPSVTSMASFFGIFKPELTFANYDESNEADNELVNGLSNLYKRSPESYDKADESFTKAAKLFEEQLDKNNGDEKLKEKLAISLEHTGIFKFLKNDPLGAHEDIKKAIELFPRVNSYIYMALIMADRNDSTEYYNYFDKALKLDSNNSSVYYHRGQMNFILQNYDQAGKDFDKAKELDPENIFPYIQLACLAYRENKFDDCETLFSEAKRKFPEAPEVPNFFAEILTDKNDFDKALKQYDLAIELENKLDGIYVGIAPLVGKATLLTRNPTVENFIEATNLLEKASKLDPRSEQAKIGLAQMKLQQEDIDEAITLFEESADLARTMEEKLQAITFAEAAKVQQRIRSDPVLAKKIQETLAKLREQGLM, encoded by the coding sequence ATGAAGAGCTTCATTTCAAGGAACAAGACAGCCATTTTGGCAACCGTCGCCGCTACAGGTACTGCCATTGGTGCCTACTATTACTACAGCCAATTgcaacaacaagaacaacGGGGAAAGAAGAACACTACCACgaaggatgaaaaaaaagacgcAAAGGACTCTCAGAAGAAGACTGAAGGTGCTAAGAAATCTACAGCTCCACCAAGTCCTCCTATCTACCCAGTTTCTAGTAATGGCGAACCGGATTTTTCCAATAAGGCAAATTTCAcagctgaagaaaaagataaatatGCATTGGCATTAAAGGATAAAGGTAACCAATATTttagaaacaaaaagtaCGACGATGCTATTAAGTACTACAATTGGGCATTGGAATTGAAGGAAGACCCCGTGTTCTACTCGAATTTGTCGGCTTGTTATGTTTCTGTAGGCGACTTGAAGAAAGTTGTTGAAATGAGTACCAAGGCTCTTGAATTAAAACCGGACTACTCAAAAGTCTTGTTGAGAAGAGCTTCTGCTAATGAAGGATTAGGAAATTTCGCGGACGCGATGTTTGACTTGTCTGTATTGTCTTTGAATGGTGACTTCAATGATGCCTCTATCGAACCAATGTTGGAGAGGAACTTGAACAAGCAAGCTATGTccaaattaaaagaaaagtttgGTGATATTGATACTGCTACTGCTAGCCCAACTGAATTATCAACGCAACCACCTAAAGAACGCAAAGACAAGCAGGAAAGCTTACCTTCAGTTACATCCATGGCCTCATTCTTTGGTATTTTCAAACCAGAGTTGACTTTTGCCAATTATGACGAATCCAATGAAGCTGATAACGAGTTAGTGAACGGGTTAAGTAATTTGTACAAGAGATCCCCTGAAAGTTACGACAAGGCTGATGAGTCTTTCACGAAAGCTgcaaaattatttgaagaacaattGGACAAGAACAATGGGGATGAAAagttaaaagaaaaattagcCATCTCTTTGGAACATACCGGTATTTTCAAGTTCTTAAAAAACGATCCATTGGGAGCTCACGAGGACATCAAGAAAGCCATCGAATTGTTTCCAAGAGTTAATTCATATATCTACATGGCATTAATCATGGCTGACAGAAATGACTCGACCGAATATTATAACTACTTTGATAAAGCCCTGAAACTGGATTCAAACAATTCCTCTGTCTACTATCATCGCGGCCAAATGAATTTCATTTTACAAAACTACGATCAGGCAGGTAaagattttgataaagCTAAAGAATTAGACCCGGAAAATATCTTCCCCTACATTCAATTAGCATGTCTAGCGTACCGTGAAAACAAATTTGATGACTGTGAAACTTTGTTTAGCGAAGCTAAGAGGAAATTTCCGGAGGCGCCAGAAGTTCCAAATTTCTTTGCTGAAATTCTAACTGACAAGAACGATTTCGACAAGGCCTTGAAACAGTACGATTTGGCTattgaattggaaaacaaGTTGGATGGTATTTATGTTGGAATTGCACCTTTGGTCGGTAAAGCCACTTTATTGACAAGGAATCCAACAGtagaaaatttcattgaagCCACGAATCTACTAGAAAAAGCATCCAAATTGGACCCAAGAAGTGAGCAAGCTAAAATCGGTTTAGCTCAAATGAAATTGCAACAGGAAGATATCGATGAAGCTATTActttatttgaagaatCAGCTGATTTGGCCAGAACTATGGAAGAGAAATTACAAGCTATTACTTTTGCTGAAGCCGCCAAAGTTCAACAAAGAATTAGGTCGGATCCAGTATTggctaaaaaaattcaagaaactTTAGCTAAATTGCGCGAACAGGGTTTAATGTAA